Genomic DNA from Shouchella patagoniensis:
ACAGTGTGCCTTAAGTTCGTATAAAACGCACTTACTCTAGTTCATTACAAGCCGAAAAGCGCATCCCAGAACAATCGGAACGCGCCTCTCCTAATTATCGTTTCTTACTCTAAATGAATAAGCATTAATAAACTTGAGTAACTTCGTAACCTTTCTCTTCAAGTTCAGTTGGGATGCTTGGATCAATTGCTACATGAGCGGTACCGACAAAGACAAAATAAGTTTGCCCGCTGTCTTCTTGTAAAATCTCGTCGAGCTTATTTGCCATCTCAATATTGCGGTTATCATTCATCTCAATCCAATATTCTTCATTCACACCAGCTTCTTCAATGTCAGTGGTCATTGCTTGAATCGCATCCATGTCCCCATCAAGCCAACCTTGTGCAAGTGCTTCAAGTTCAGCTGGTGACTCTTCAAAATGTTGAACTGCATTTTCTAATGTCTGTACTTGAGTTTCCATTGAAAAATTAGAAAGCATGTCAAATTGCTGTTCAGCACTTTCTAAATCAACGATTTCTTTTCCGTCCTCTACTGCTCTTTCAAGGAAATAAAGATCAACTGCTTGTTGTGAATCCACGTTGCTTTCTGCTGTGGCTAGCTCGAGCAGAAGCGTTTCCATATACCACGGTTGAAATTCGTTCATCATCTCAATACTAATCCCTTGAGGTTCTAAAATAGAAGCAAGCTCCTCGTAGGTTTCCTCGGAAAGCACCTCATCAAGGGTCGTATCATCATTAAACATTGCATATTCCAACATTTCTTCTTGGGATATGTCAAAATCAAGCAAATTGAATTCCGGCAAAACAACATCAGCGCTCTCGAAAGCTTCTTCAATCATTGGATCAAGTGGGTAGAAATCGTCATTTCCTAAATGCACCGTCCCTTGTAAATACATTTCTGTATCACCGTGCTCAACTTTCCATAAGAATCCACCGTTGCCTTCACCACTTGCAACCTCTTCATCTTCATCATTTGTGTTCGTTTCCCCGTTGTCTTCAGATTCCTCTTGGGGTTGATCGTTGTTTTCTTCTCCAGCGTCTTGATTATCATCGGTGTTGCATGCCACTAACAGACTAGCGACAAGAAGTGGAGATAGTGATAATGCGATCTTTTTCATGGCCATCCCTCCTGATGTATGTTTTCTTAATTATCGTACTATGTATTTGATCGTGTAGTAAAGCGATACCAAAATAATACAGCCAATACCGATCTTAGTCTGGTATCATCACTTGTAATTGATTATTGATATCTTCTAGATACGATAAATTGAACGAAGGTTAACAAGAACATAGCTATTCCTAAGATCCCTACTAAAAGAAGATTGTAAATGCCGTTTATTGAGTAATCTATGAAAACAGCGATAAGCAAAACAACAACTAAAATATAATAGCTGATCTTTGAACTCTGCTCAGTTATTTTTTTGCCTAATTCTTCATTTTGTAAAATTCCATCTTTTTCTTTTTCGCCTCCCCATGTAATCGCAGAAAAGAATGAAAGGATTACATAGCCATTTGTCGAAAAGGTCCAGTG
This window encodes:
- a CDS encoding TraB/GumN family protein; the encoded protein is MKKIALSLSPLLVASLLVACNTDDNQDAGEENNDQPQEESEDNGETNTNDEDEEVASGEGNGGFLWKVEHGDTEMYLQGTVHLGNDDFYPLDPMIEEAFESADVVLPEFNLLDFDISQEEMLEYAMFNDDTTLDEVLSEETYEELASILEPQGISIEMMNEFQPWYMETLLLELATAESNVDSQQAVDLYFLERAVEDGKEIVDLESAEQQFDMLSNFSMETQVQTLENAVQHFEESPAELEALAQGWLDGDMDAIQAMTTDIEEAGVNEEYWIEMNDNRNIEMANKLDEILQEDSGQTYFVFVGTAHVAIDPSIPTELEEKGYEVTQVY